A single window of Nicotiana tomentosiformis chromosome 1, ASM39032v3, whole genome shotgun sequence DNA harbors:
- the LOC104104215 gene encoding uncharacterized protein: protein MLLTASTTMSAPTLPIVRADAECLKQFKPIVSFGLQPLGMQSQFINYGRHLICPVQGKRASIICVAALSARCATKGQMQTLTKENSTITVAPGKEKSSDLDDGGAGFPPRDGDGGVWWSGGEDEGWGGGGGGGHWAGGGGGGHWAFFFFVFLVILGFLKDKEEEGPYRDQRRRKPAY, encoded by the exons ATGTTGTTAACTGCCAGTACCACTATGAGTGCACCTACTTTGCCAATAG TGAGAGCAGACGCTGAATGCCTGAAGCAATTCAAGCCAATAGTATCTTTTGGCCTCCAGCCGCTTGGCATGCAGTCTCAATTTATTAACTATGGAAGACACTTGATATGTCCTGTTCAAGGAAAGCGCGCTTCAATAATATGTGTTGCTGCTCTG AGTGCCAGATGTGCAACTAAAGGCCAGATGCAGACTCTTACAAAGGAAAATTCAACCATTACAGTTGCACCAG GGAAAGAGAAATCTTCTGATCTAGACGATGGTGGGGCTGGGTTTCCCCCTCGTGATGGTGATGGCGGCGTGTGGTGGAGTGGGGGTGAGGATGAGGGTTGGGGTGGTGGTGGGGGTGGAGGCCATTGGGCAGGTGGGGGTGGTGGAGGCCATTGGGcattcttcttttttgtttttcttgtcATCCTAGGCTTCTTGAAGGATAAGGAGGAAGAAGGACCCTACCGGgatcaaagaagaagaaaaccagCATATTGA